Proteins encoded together in one Plasmodium vivax chromosome 6, whole genome shotgun sequence window:
- a CDS encoding acetyl-CoA transporter, putative (encoded by transcript PVX_110920A): MTKIVNDKTDANVLKERKQKHGAVKDGGSYCKDEGKVKVPTKGHDFYNIIFLLLLYTIQGVPIGVSSVVPLIIQDKVSYSQLSILSLVSIPFSLKLLWAPLVDSVYHKKIGRRKSWIIPLQLICSFSMICCGNHVSVWLGERGHMANLYFLTAFFFVLFFLMATQDIAVDGWALTMLSEENKGLASTCNILGQNIGYCVSQLSFLTLNNKNVCFYIFRKYIQCMHSMFNQSSHYRQLHENMDVIYPSFQPFVDMNIFLKFWGVFILALTILTCFKKEMMDENGKEKSDGAVVNAPSKKNLQPSGANHHKEGSNEFANSKDTYKNLYQLLFLPPMKIFIFIFLLNRFPFASVEVGTNFKMLKKGITKEEFAIFNPFFIPISIISSAIIGKITQNIKPLSIYYYGYLLRYFSNIILSTLLPLTEYIYSRKSDLPQIYFYSYYLYIFVAQVFNHFCIDLMTVSSMSFQNIISDPEIGGTYMTFLNTVNNMGSHWSTIFLWLLDYTDRTVCYGGKCLLIDGYYTQMVFSFIIGILINKYITRCITKLQVGVTNN, translated from the exons ATGACCAAAATTGTAAATGACAAAACTGACGCGAATGTATTGAAagagaggaagcaaaaacaTGGCGCTGTAAAAGATGGAGGGAGTTACTGTAAGGATGAGGGGAAAGTGAAGGTGCCCACCAAGGGCCACGActtttacaatattatttttttactgttGCTATATACTATACAAG GCGTCCCAATCGGGGTCTCATCCGTGGTCCCGCTAATAATTCAAGACAAAGTGAGCTACTCCCAGTTGAGCATTTTGTCTCTAGTCAGCATACCCTTCAG CTTAAAACTGCTGTGGGCCCCGCTTGTCGATTCGGTGTACCATAAGAAAATCGGCAGGAGGAAGAGTTGGATCATCCCGCTTCAG CTAATTTGCAGCTTCTCCATGATTTGCTGCGGGAACCACGTGAGCGTGTGGCTGGGGGAAAGGGGCCACATGGCGAACTTGTACTTCCTGAcggccttcttcttcgtgcTGTTCTTTCTGATGGCCACCCAGGATATAGCGGTCGATGGCTGGGCGCTGACCATGTTATCCGAGGAGAACAAGGG ACTTGCCTCCACCTGCAACATCCTCGGACAGAACATCGGCTACTGCGTTTCGCAGTTATCCTTCCTGACGTTAAACAACAAAAACGTCtgcttctacatttttaGGAAGTACATACAGTGCATGCACTCTATGTTTAACCAGTCTAGCCACTACAGACAGTTGCACGAAAATATGGACGTAATCTACCCATCGTTTCAACCCTTCGTGGATATgaatatctttttaaaattttggggAGTATTCATTCTCGCGCTGACCATCCTGActtgttttaaaaaggaaatgatgGACGAGAatgggaaggagaagagTGATGGCGCGGTGGTGAACGCCCCCAGTAAAAAGAACCTCCAACCCAGTGGAGCAAACCACCACAAGGAAGGCTCAAACGAATTCGCGAACTCCAAAGACACGTACAAAAACCTGTACCAACTGCTGTTCCTGCCGCCGatgaaaatattcattttcatattccTCCTGAACCGCTTCCCATTTGCCTCCGTGGAGGTGGGCACCAATTTCAAAATGCTCAAGAAGGGCATCACCAAAGAAGAATTCGCCATCTTCAATCCCTTTTTCATTCCCATATCAATCATCTCATCAGCCAtaataggaaaaattacacaaaatataaaacccCTCAGTATATATTACTACGGATATTTGCTCAGATACTTTTCCAATATCATTTTGTCCACCCTGCTACCCCTAACGGAGTATATCTATTCGCGTAAATCTGACCTTCCGCAGATTTACTTTTATTCCTACTACCTGTACATTTTCGTGGCGCAGGTTTTTAACCACTTTTGCATCGACCTCATGACGGTCTCCTCG atGAGCTTCCAGAACATAATTTCGGACCCCGAAATTGGGGGGACCTACATGACCTTTCTAAACACCGTTAACAACATGGGATCGCAC tgGTCAACCATATTTCTCTGGCTGCTGGATTATACCGACCGAACGGTGTGCTACGGAG GGAAATGCCTGCTGATTGATGGCTACTACACGCAAATGGTGTTCTCCTTCATCATCGGGATACTCATAAACAAGTACATCACAAGGTGCATCACGAAGCTCCAGGTGGGTGTGACCAACAACTGA
- a CDS encoding hypothetical protein, conserved (encoded by transcript PVX_110925A) — protein sequence MLPKNKLSDICTAITLEKAKENLTNEYKLGNEKNQSKEQRTQLVDGEKGEENSPRVDENSDEEEIRKWREKRLTQLKKKQEMKKDGVYLEICEKDFIPTVLKNSNVVCHFYDNAFKRCDILHLHLIKLANIHLATKFIKVEAKNCLFFMNKLNIKILPSLCLFIDGVLVKTCVGFEDFGNKDAFKTKDLEEYLFRKKLISSMEYSDGDEEA from the exons ATGCTTCCGAAAAATAAGCTGTCTGACATATGCACGGCCATTACGCTG GAAAAGGCCAAGGAAAACTTAACGAATGAGTACAAActgggaaatgaaaaaaatcaaagcAAAGAGCAGCGTACACAGTTGGTGGATggagaaaagggagaggagaATTCCCCCCGAG TAGACGAAAACagcgacgaggaggaaatcCGGAAatggagggagaagcgacTCACGCAACTTAAA AAAAAACAGGAGATGAAGAAAGACGGCGTTTACCTCGAAATATGTGAAAAGGACTTCATACCCACTGTCCTTAAGAACAGCAACGTG GTCTGCCACTTTTACGACAACGCGTTCAAGCGCTGCGACATTTTACACCTCCACTTGATCAAGCTGGCCAACATACACCTGGCCACGAAATTTATCAA AGTGGAAGCCAAAAATTGCCTATTTTTCATGAACAagttaaacataaaaattttgcccAGCTTGTGTTTGTTCATCGACGGAGTTCTCGTAAAAACCTGCGTTGGGTTTGAAGACTTTGGAA ATAAGGATGCCTTCAAAACGAAGGACCTGGAGGAGTACTTGTTCAGGAAGAAGCTCATCAGCAGCATG GAATACAGCGACGGAGATGAAGAAGCGTAA
- a CDS encoding hypothetical protein, conserved (encoded by transcript PVX_110930A) — MLSRILRWNRNSGCMSFVPMRAPAKKKNVQEKKKKDSAEEKDKLAETRYLPYIPPAYVADTVSFFKDKNKVDNLLSLIFGPQNSTDSHEDRVEYQKRFELYQFLKQREEEKYERHLLKMKEKIFKAVENLPEELYDESIQSGEPFDHKEIQFGLKYEKDIVKGLSSYRQKLLHVYKILLYLRFPFYLIKKKKPMLFYISESKAISRQKQINAQRKKLKKK; from the exons atgctgTCGAGAATTCTTCGGTGGAACAGAAATTCTGGCTGCATGTCTTTTGTGCCCATGAGGGCCCcagcgaagaagaagaacgtacaggagaagaaaaagaaggactC GGCTGAAGAGAAAGACAAACTGGCCGAAACGAGGTACCTGCCGTACATCCCGCCCGCCTACGTTGCGGACACGGTCTCCTTCTTCAAggacaaaaataaagtggACAATCTGCTGTCGCTAATTTTTGGCCCCCAGAATTCGACGGACTCGCATGAAGATAGGGTCGAGTACCAGAAGAGGTTCGAGCTGTACCAATTTTTGAAGCAG agggaggaagaaaaatacgAAAGGCATTtactaaaaatgaaagaaaagatATTCAAGGCGGTAGAAAATTTACCCGAGGAATTATACGACGAGAGCATCCAAAGTGGTGAGCCGTTTGACCATAAAGAAATTCAGTTTGGACTCAAATATGAAAAGGACATAGTGAAGGGGTTGAGTAGCTACAGGCAGAAGTTGCTGCATGTGTATAagattttgctttatttgcggttccctttttacttaattaaaaaaaaaaaacccatgTTGTTTTATATAAGTGAAAGTAAGGCCATCAGTCGGCAGAAGCAAATTAATgcgcaaaggaaaaagttgaaaaagaAGTAG
- a CDS encoding hypothetical protein (encoded by transcript PVX_110935A) gives MKKFLGVVLYFFLLNKYSDAKNGNLRTSDVKNEQVEKRKKSASGWVPYYLPPKGQTTTPIALLAALPEKTTFRGSANVRKDVKEEGEQNVSGLPQSGETNDTDFQFELQIVDGADHSTEAQLEGGSSPADAVHGVEPAGEVGEAPLEEAVEHAAEHAAELVAELVEEPQAAPDAPPAAEEAQPQPVQEADEVSVEEKQEGTPSVAEQAVDESVPSQPADESVPSQPEDADVPSLPADADAPSLPADADAPSLPADADAPSQPEDADAPSQPEDADAPSQSADASAPEPDESNGSEVDTVEEAGGKENFYHLEEDEEEEEEEEMDDDEFEDDYDIVMHKINEHEGEKTPSGDNPKYLTRADIITMLAVRNMLSSFNYDYAVMDFLTGFNPGVIGSFYVF, from the coding sequence atgaagaagttcCTAGGCGTTGTGCTTTACTTTTTCCTCCTAAACAAATACTCagatgcaaaaaatggaaacctGCGAACCAGtgatgtgaaaaatgaacaagttgaaaaaaggaaaaaatctgCGAGTGGTTGGGTCCCTTATTATTTACCCCCCAAAGGGCAGACTACTACACCGATTGCTCTCTTGGCTGCCCTTCCAGAGAAAACTACTTTTAGGGGGTCAGCCAACGTACGAAAGGATGTGAAAGAGGAAGGTGAGCAAAATGTGAGTGGCTTACCCCAATCGGGTGAAACCAACGATACAGATTTTCAATTTGAGCTTCAAATAGTGGATGGCGCAGACCACTCGACGGAAGCGCAACTGGAGGGGGGGTCCTCTCCAGCTGATGCTGTGCATGGGGTGGAGCCAGCTGGTGAGGTGGGGGAAGCACCGCTCGAAGAAGCGGTTGAACATGCTGCAGAACATGCGGCTGAATTAGTAGCAGAGCTGGTGGAAGAACCCCAGGCTGCCCCCGAtgctccccccgctgctgaGGAAGCACAACCCCAGCCCGTGCAAGAAGCCGACGAGGTGTCAGTTGAAGAGAAGCAAGAAGGGACACCTTCGGTGGCTGAGCAGGCCGTAGATGAGAGTGTTCCAAGCCAGCCAGCAGATGAGAGTGTGCCTAGCCAGCCTGAAGATGCCGATGTGCCTAGCCTGCCTGCCGATGCCGATGCGCCTAGCCTGCCTGCCGATGCCGATGCGCCTAGCCTGCCTGCCGATGCCGATGCGCCTAGCCAGCCTGAAGATGCCGATGCGCCTAGCCAGCCTGAAGATGCCGATGCGCCTAGCCAATCCGCAGACGCCAGCGCGCCTGAGCCCGACGAAAGCAACGGCAGCGAAGTTGACACCGTGGAAGAAGCAggcggaaaagaaaacttttACCATTTAGAggaagatgaggaagaagaggaagaggaagaaatggaCGATGATGAATTCGAAGATGACTACGACATCGTAatgcataaaataaatgagcaCGAAGGAGAGAAGACCCCTTCGGGCGATAACCCAAAGTATTTGACCCGAGCGGATATAATCACCATGCTTGCCGTGCGAAACATGTTAAGTTCGTTTAACTATGACTACGCAGTTATGGACTTCCTCACGGGTTTTAATCCTGGCGTGATTGGCTCCTTCTACGTGTTTTGA
- a CDS encoding hypothetical protein, conserved (encoded by transcript PVX_110940A), translating into MRNLSCVTFYFALYVLSSHGGGILCSEAGENKSTNLRNGFTVNSSLEEGDQAELNDNSFDGSDYSNQGEDLQEVIKNEQRVGGEEEDDEEILDEASASLAKEKYGNIRRGSVLFGDDSEVHGESDWLENDMNMMWGTGRSANISTDHGEHADQGWQSGWSAPWDAVGQEEGQEEGQEEGQEEGQEEGQEEGQQEEQPVEQVANPDEEAPHDAPAVWEQNDEEGGDKIRWEYEEEGVPTPKNVHESLKVDPLLFDQVDVAEEDVLPSVDVLPSAEDAEGESPSNESAGKDVAQEGVDNPQEGGENAQDDEEKVHENEENSPNDEEKVHENEENAPNDEEKVHENEENVKPESQQQEVPEDAQEQVEEQAKEVEEPEEQQQMPPLEEEPAEIVEVEEVAEEEKPQEQEEQDEQGEQGEQGEQGEQGEQGEQVQEAIDEQGPEPEEEHMQEVIEELQEAFDEQGPQPEEEHMQEVIEELQEAFDEQGPQPEEENMQEVIKELQEAFDEQVPQPEGENVQEVIEELQEVAEGEQMPEPEEELVQEVIEELQEVEREEKMPEPEIEYVQEVIDELKEATEEAQMPEPEEELVQEVIDELKEATEEEQMPEPEIEYVQELIEELQEVTEEKQPAEKPEEQPEEQPAEQPAEQPAQQPAEQPEEQPAEDEAEDEAEEPQEEDGDEECAESSGQSFFRRIHIREYIDIRSIKNSAGNMVKNVFSIFGGDNGLVGMFKDFAGNFAKNGENINDKME; encoded by the coding sequence ATGAGGAACCTCTCGTGTGTTACCTTCTACTTCGCCCTTTACGTTTTATCTTCGCATGGAGGCGGCATTTTATGTAGCGAAGCGggtgaaaataaaagtacCAACTTGAGGAATGGATTTACAGTTAATAGCTCGCTGGAAGAGGGAGACCAAGCAGAGCTGAATGATAACAGCTTTGATGGTAGTGACTATTCAAACCAAGGGGAGGACCTACAGGAGGTGATTAAGAATGAACAACGTgtaggaggagaagaagaagatgatgaagaaatCCTTGACGAGGCTAGTGCTTCCCTtgcgaaagaaaaatatggaaaTATAAGAAGAGGTTCTGTATTGTTCGGTGATGACTCAGAAGTACATGGGGAAAGTGACTGGCTAGAAAATGATATGAATATGATGTGGGGCACTGGAAGATCGGCCAACATTTCAACGGACCATGGGGAACACGCTGACCAGGGATGGCAGTCCGGCTGGTCCGCGCCGTGGGATGCGGTCGGACAGGAGGAAGGGCAGGAAGAAGGGCAGGAGGAAGGGCAGGAGGAAGGACAGGAAGAAGGACAGGAAGAAGGACAGCAGGAAGAACAACCCGTAGAGCAAGTGGCAAACCCTGATGAAGAAGCGCCACATGACGCACCTGCAGTGTGGGAACAAAATGATGAGGAGGGGGGAGACAAAATCAGATGGGAATACGAAGAAGAGGGGGTGCCGACGCCGAAGAATGTACACGAATCGTTGAAGGTGGATCCTCTTTTATTTGACCAAGTTGACGTTGCCGAGGAGGATGTGCTGCCAAGTGTGGATGTGTTGCCAAGTGCGGAGGATGCAGAAGGGGAGAGCCCGTCGAACGAATCTGCGGGGAAGGACGTCGCCCAGGAGGGTGTAGATAACCCTCAAGAGGGTGGAGAGAACGCACAAGACGATGAAGAGAAAGTCcacgaaaatgaagagaactCACCAAACGATGAGGAGAAAGTCCacgaaaatgaggagaacgCACCAAACGATGAAGAGAAAGTCcacgaaaatgaagagaacgTAAAACCGGAAAGTCAGCAGCAGGAAGTGCCAGAAGATGCGCAGGAGCAGGTAGAAGAGCAGGCaaaagaagtggaagagccAGAAGAACAGCAACAAATGCCCCCACTGGAAGAAGAGCCAGCGGAAATAgtggaagtggaggaagtaGCGGAAGAAGAGAAGCCACAGGAGCAGGAAGAACAGGACGAACAGGGCGAACAGGGCGAACAGGGCGAACAGGGCGAACAGGGCGAACAGGGAGAACAAGTGCAGGAGGCGATCGATGAGCAAGGACCCGAACCGGAGGAAGAACATATGCAAGAGGTGATTGAAGAGCTGCAGGAGGCGTTCGATGAGCAAGGACCCCAACCGGAGGAAGAACATATGCAAGAGGTGATTGAAGAGCTGCAGGAGGCGTTCGATGAGCAAGGACCCCAACcggaggaggaaaatatGCAAGAGGTGATAAAAGAGCTGCAGGAGGCGTTCGATGAGCAAGTGCCCCAaccggagggggaaaatgtaCAAGAGGTGATTGAAGAGCTGCAGGAAGTAGCGGAAGGAGAGCAGATGCCGGAACCAGAGGAAGAGCTAGTGCAGGAGGTGATCGAAGAACTTCAGGAAGTGGAgcgtgaagaaaaaatgcccGAACCGGAGATAGAATACGTGCAGGAGGTGATCGACGAGCTGAAGGAAGCAACGGAAGAAGCGCAAATGCCCGAACCGGAGGAAGAGCTAGTGCAGGAGGTGATCGACGAGCTGAAGGAAGCAACGGAAGAAGAGCAAATGCCCGAACCGGAGATAGAATACGTGCAGGAGCTGATCGAAGAGCTGCAGGAAGTAACGGAAGAAAAACAGCCAGCAGAGAAGCCAGAGGAACAGCCAGAGGAACAACCAGCAGAACAGCCAGCAGAACAGCCAGCACAGCAGCCAGCAGAACAGCCAGAGGAACAACCAGCAGAGGATGAAGCGGAGGATGAAGCGGAGGAACCACAGGAGGAAGACGGGGATGAGGAGTGCGCCGAATCGTCAGGCCAAAGCTTTTTTCGAAGGATACACATCCGAGAATATATAGACATTAGAAGCATTAAAAACAGTGCCGGAAATATGGTGAAAAATGTGTTCAGCATATTTGGTGGGGACAATGGGCTTGTAGGCATGTTCAAGGATTTCGCGGGAAATTTTGCCAAAAACGGAGAGAATATAAACGACAAAATGGAGTGA
- a CDS encoding hypothetical protein (encoded by transcript PVX_110945A) has translation MGKFSGLSIFYFVFLLNFCLYKNGVQGDDMANETNPRVRSGPSNNDHSEQMTKKLNRRNGTHQNVRTNARHYHGAVAGSTGTRNLGSKLVTGNEEVRGNSTSSDQSAAASSGSSNTIGGMLARIFLNALVKPAVNFVVGGKDPVFPLPSENKAGQEDAQPGQRQEQQQQQQQQQLEESPQELRREEQQQVITPQPSRVTPPQQEKPVTLIDNKMFKLERDQQAHTSMNDLREEVQEEVYDDGDDDHVDEDTNNNTEEDEDEEIVYRYGSDEEAKEIGEEQGFSSLLNDETIHMTHIKEHTDVDEEKEKVEDLVKYMTNSLQENDQLVNTLSGLSDDITMFLRK, from the coding sequence aTGGGGAAATTTTCCggcctttccattttttacttcgtcttccttttaaatttctGCCTCTACAAAAATGGCGTCCAAGGTGACGATATGGCCAATGAGACAAACCCCCGTGTTAGGAGTGGCCCCTCGAATAATGACCACAGTGAACAGATGACAAAGAAGTTAAACAGACGCAATGGAACTCATCAGAATGTCCGCACCAACGCCAGGCATTATCACGGGGCAGTGGCGGGCTCGACCGGGACACGCAACTTGGGAAGTAAACTCGTAACGGGGAACGAAGAAGTAAGGGGTAATAGCACGTCGAGTGATCAAAGTGCTGCAGCCAGTTCGGGCAGTAGCAACACGATCGGCGGAATGCTGGCGCGGATATTTTTAAACGCTCTAGTTAAGCCAGCCGTAAATTTTGTCGTAGGGGGGAAGGATCCTGTGTTTCCACTACCATCGGAAAATAAAGCGGGACAGGAAGATGCGCAACCGGGGCAGCGACAGGAGCAacaacagcagcaacaacagcagcagctAGAGGAGTCTCCACAGGAGCTGCGACGGGAAGAACAACAACAAGTGATAACTCCCCAACCCTCCAGGGTAACCCCTCCGCAACAAGAAAAACCCGTCACTCTGATTGACAATAAAATGTTCAAGCTAGAACGTGACCAGCAGGCGCATACCTCGATGAATGACTTGCGGGAAGAAGTTCAGGAGGAGGTTTACGATGACGGCGACGATGACCATGTTGATGAGGACACTAACAACAACActgaagaagatgaagacgAAGAAATTGTGTATCGATATGGTAGTgacgaagaagcaaaagaaatCGGGGAAGAACAGGGATTTAGTTCCCTACTGAATGATGAAACTATACACATGACCCACATCAAAGAACACACAGACGTTGATGAGGAGAAAGAGAAAGTTGAAGACTTAGTTAAGTACATGACAAATTCGTTGCAGGAAAATGATCAGCTTGTGAATACGCTCAGCGGTTTGTCAGATGATATAACTATGTTTTTGCGGAAATGA
- a CDS encoding hypothetical protein, conserved (encoded by transcript PVX_110950A), whose translation MKSLVNVALYLLVLNFCICLISAKEENKSPSAPLDVAQEKSNLRYRNEGSKHVGKKKAASVTPQDSNSKKGQANVNKGENGIPDFDDSNMTTVEEGHQSLPNEEAKVKPETVTDKKEKGERKKGGKKSSGGQTVTKSETERSDSSGTTGKRKKGSKKGESHKKEKNKQEGATPEKDVTMLVDGEQVNKEGDFHVPNAEQGVAHVDVYGPNGVDSWDTSISYEKNEAESLYPQVTDQDGLPVEMPTHGGDGTAQWNSQSVEAPGYSDGVEPVKGGEASHTSDDSHNSEGVPKAEEVEGKNGSVKNETSKGEQKTPSGIEESKQNGANQDGNKKEGFSKKDLMKLFHEHIDLASLVESFKSNEKLQKMSEELVSFAVKAYDGFLVFVEQVKFFANDVVQIIQNL comes from the coding sequence ATGAAAAGCCTCGTGAACGTCGCGCTGTACCTCCTCGTGCTCAATTTCTGCATCTGTCTGATAAGCGCcaaggaggaaaacaaaagcCCAAGTGCTCCCCTTGATGTGGCACAGGAAAAGTCAAATCTGAGGTACCGCAATGAGGGTAGCAAACatgtgggaaaaaagaaagcagcCAGTGTGACCCCCCAAGATAGTAActccaaaaaggggcaggCGAATGTTAACAAAGGAGAGAATGGCATCCCAGATTTTGATGACAGTAATATGACCACCGTTGAGGAGGGCCACCAGAGCCTACCGAACGAAGAGGCAAAAGTAAAACCCGAAACGGTGACcgataaaaaggaaaagggagaacgaaaaaagggcggaaaaaaaagtagcggTGGTCAAACGGTTACAAAAAGTGAGACAGAGAGAAGTGATAGCAGTGGCACGACcgggaagaggaagaagggttccaaaaaaggagaatcgcacaaaaaggaaaagaataaacaagAAGGTGCAACACCAGAAAAGGATGTAACCATGCTGGTAGATGGAGAGCAGGTAAATAAGGAAGGCGATTTTCATGTGCCAAATGCAGAACAGGGGGTAGCACACGTCGATGTGTATGGCCCCAATGGAGTAGACTCTTGGGACACGTCGATCAGTTACGAAAAGAACGAAGCGGAAAGTTTATACCCACAAGTAACCGATCAAGATGGTTTGCCAGTGGAGATGCCAACCCATGGGGGGGACGGAACCGCACAGTGGAACAGCCAAAGCGTAGAAGCACCAGGATACTCGGATGGCGTAGAACCCGTgaaaggaggggaagctTCCCACACTTCGGATGATTCCCACAATTCGGAGGGGGTCCCAAAAGCGGAAGAAgtagaaggaaaaaatggaagtgtgaaaaatgagacatcaaagggggaacaaaaaacgCCAAGTGGGATAGAAGAAtcaaaacaaaatggagctAACCAggatggaaataaaaaggaaggcttCTCAAAAAAAGACCTAATGAAACTCTTTCATGAGCATATAGACCTTGCGTCTTTAGTAGAAAGCTTTAAGAGTAACGagaaattacaaaaaatgtcTGAAGAGCTGGTATCTTTTGCGGTCAAAGCATATGATGGCTTTCTCGTGTTCGTTGAGCaagtaaaatttttcgcGAACGACGTTGTGCAGATTATTCAGAACTTGTGA
- a CDS encoding hypothetical protein, conserved (encoded by transcript PVX_110955A): protein MTKKRQKILKKKKQKGIPYLGAKFIRGVLGVGATSAGVCTATIWFILMVPPQGGTMNPGSLDRANHLLPSLVAGNYEKKRKADKRTAQKNEEEPSENFLISLIKEKRERERSENEEKEEEEEEEEEEEEGDESLQNDDEYNLSENDDDDEGLADNDNLNVYAIEDEVDEESNGRGRNKKRASNRNSNPNPNWKPAENKRSQKRSLRQKKEVPRDTPSSIFNIRRYKNLHKFKKMTAKIFKNMLHAFMYDPDYMDILVYFTTDAADLIMNQ, encoded by the exons ATGACAAAAAAGagacaaaaaattttaaaaaaaaaaaaacaaaagggaattCCCTACTTAGGTGCGAAGTTCATTCGGGGAGTGCTTGGCGTGGGAGCCACTTCTGCAGGTGTGTGTACGGCAACTATTTGGTTCATTCTGATGGTCCCCCCGCAGGGAGGAACAATGAACCCCGGG TCCCTAGACAGAGCCAACCACTTGTTGCCCTCCCTAGTGGCGGGAAATTATGAAAAGAAACGGAAAGCCGATAAGCGTACCGCCCAGAAGAATGAGGAAGAGCCAAGTGAAAATTTTCTAATCAgtttaataaaagaaaagagggAAAGGGAGAGGAGCGAAAacgaggaaaaggaggaggaggaggaggaggaggaggaggaggaagagggagaCGAGTCTTTGCAAAATGACGATGAGTACAATTTAAGTGAAAACGACGATGACGACGAGGGACTGGCAGACAATGATAATTTAAATGTGTACGCGATAGAGGACGAGGTGGACGAGGAGAGCAACGGAAGGggcagaaataaaaagagggcTAGCAATCGAAACagtaaccctaaccctaattgGAAACCAGCCGAAAATAAACGCAGCCAGAAAAGAAGTTtacggcaaaaaaaagaggtacCCAGAGATACCCCCTCATCCATATTCAATATCAGGCGGTATAAAAACCTccacaaatttaaaaaaatgacagcaaaaatattcaaaaatatgctGCACGCGTTTATGTACGACCCTGACTACATGGACATCCTCGTCTACTTCACGACGGACGCGGCGGATTTGATAATGAATCAgtag